A genomic segment from Phragmites australis chromosome 6, lpPhrAust1.1, whole genome shotgun sequence encodes:
- the LOC133921834 gene encoding trans-Golgi network-localized SYP41-interacting protein 1, translating to MADQSDSDSSPKSSASSSSSPSARRRSSPPRARAHSDESGSSDGVLVELPAQEARSPGADPDGGVLVNMPADDATSGETFEDAPDDLAAAGSRSARSLDESMAVVDFPEVSSVASECRKYQEEREVFAREAVALRRMLREMVGQEASVSLQGEDPDDTPLPSMLDDCSRIVLQLDSVSRARELEIESLHARAVEAEVSTGIVDVYLSSWREGSDQAFGRMFASIDAVVGQDDGRFEGADQDGVSLVERKTLLLVERYRQVLMGVEQLEQVLAEVKPGFVATGQDDHATILSVVSEELISSKRNEAYFLQKVNTIAEENKALADELEEVKAARDAANAEASKAKADFEQMEHKLSTTKEKLSMAVTKGKSLVQHRDSLKQALAEKTGELDSCMAELQKKSDGLQAAESKVEELKILLDEKSNEHEKCLDELRETYSLWEAANASSEQLNEANAALTSLQASLSLKDGVLQRIEEVMLGATFPEDLLSLEMTDRLGWLVEQKKIADMIFSEHHKVKDILSSVDIPHSVLADELDSQISWLVSSFKQAKDYAFRLHNESSDMLARLAAHESKLVSMHEEIDRLTIVLLEEKQEKDMLVNEHSELMSLYNAAANKLSVISAQNNELLKAFAEYSDVTLEGNEPVDTVKLVQQSLSKIQQRTKFSPIEGESFEKLQTLLYILDLESTLCKIIIEEDMTDRSERAGELQRMTEEIYVLKNEKDKLQKELGRVEEKSSLLREKLSMAVKKGKGLVHEREGLKQVLDEKSSEIENLKQVLDGKNSEIEKVKYALNENKSEMENMKEILDEKNSEIEKLKHALDKNNSVTENLKQVLGGKNSEIEKLKHALDENSSETENLKQAWVEKNSEADKIKQELDVKNVEIENLRHEIESRESSIMDLREQVEHVSSQAAHFEKLQLDFITLNDEKGKLESMLEDAKVSWGTLADSISSVGLPVDQPFEDPMEKIGLIAQYIKESQVAKSSLDNELHNANEQITLQASRLSNALSTINMLEDELSKLKDYISSSSEEKRQIQLHTAAVEEELEKTNEELAINANKLEDANTTINSLQDALSQARSNLSILEAEKNEAEVKHETELGALNAKLTKCLEELDKTHGNLQIHSSEHHGYLEKLSMLVMDDSLLSLMAEEFGKTMSNLRDMGLIAKSMHEQLVAKGFQTDPVMECKQDSEFTTLLSLPDFDSFVTERLISSKTRKGNIDDISSFTTIVEQLSNQAEYFSVFFKDLSGYMNDNIMLVLCSLQLTSNNFAHTLQEHDTLKIELENKDACNRDQETELLSLQKELTSISSKCIYCIQQTKIIFDDVLDLGYAIEAATGSSSIGSEVEGTVSFLKDEDAGDYTKVVDTLLSTINRLKSESEKLSTIKGSVITSLDELNMRLRQAESAAETALHDHQFYVERVCVLEKDIKTLQDECNGMELKIQEYQEREGTLKAKELELLSLEHAQITADRGITDTISKDQLDALVEKINKFNMPSREAHLQREVATFSSPIDKLFVVIDEFGALQSEVEAIRYENEDLQLNVESYAREIEQLREASRNNDLNNRELGSKSNELLEVTVSMERMIQRLGYLGGKDVLEDNKLTTTQALLSKLEKLIIASSTEAGNAKSIIQELGAKLQSREKAVDELSTKVKMLEDLYHARLVQPEASKERAFEASSSAIVSDLSEIEDLGSMGKTSISSVSTAAHARTMRKGSTDHLVVNIGTESERLISAQDSDDKGRIKSLHTSGMIPAQGKHIADRVDAIWVSGSQILMNRPRARLGLMVYWLFLHLWLLGSIL from the exons atggccgacCAATCCGACTCCGACTCCTCCCCCAAGTCCTcggcgtcctcgtcctcctccccctctgcccgccgccggtcgtcgccgccgcgcgccCGGGCCCACTCCGACGAGAGCGGCAGCAGCGACGGCGTCCTCGTCGAGCTCCCCGCCCAG GAAGCGCGGAGCCCCGGGGCAGACCCCGATGGCGGCGTCCTCGTCAACATGCCCGCCGACGATGCCACCAGCGGCGAGACCTTCGAGGACGCCCCCGACGACCTCGCCGCCGCAGGCTCCCGCTCGGCGCGCTCCCTCGACGAGTCCATGGCCGTCGTTGACTTCCCCGAGGTGTCCAGCGTCGCCTCCGAGTGCCGCAAGTACCAG GAAGAGAGAGAAGTGTTTGCGCGGGAGGCAGTGGCACTCCGGAGGATGCTGCGGGAGATGGTGGGGCAGGAAGCTTCAGTATCGTTGCAGGGAGAGGATCCTGATGATACACCATTGCCTTCGATGCTGGATGACTGCTCGAGGATTGTGCTTCAATTGGATTCAGTGTCACGCGCCAGGGAGCTGGAGATCGAGAGTCTACATGCGAGGGCTGTGGAGGCAGAGGTGTCAACGGGGATTGTGGATGTCTACCTGAGTTCGTGGAGGGAAGGGTCTGATCAAGCGTTTGGGCGGATGTTTGCATCGATTGATGCTGTGGTTGGGCAAGACGATGGCAGATTTGAGGGTGCAGATCAGGACGGGGTTTCTCTTGTGGAAAGGAAGACTTTGTTGCTAGTTGAGAGGTACAGGCAGGTTTTGATGGGTGTTGAACAGCTTGAGCAAGTTTTGGCCGAGGTGAAGCCTGGCTTTGTGGCCACAGGGCAAGATGATCATGCTACCATCTTAAGTGTTGTCTCAGAGGAATTGATCAGTAGCAAGAGAAATGAGgcgtatttcttgcagaaggtcaACACCATCGCCGAAGAGAACAAGGCTCTTGCTGATGAACTTGAGGAAGTGAAAGCTGCTCGGGATGCAGCAAATGCTGAGGCAAGCAAAGCAAAGGCAGATTTTGAACAGATGGAGCATAAATTATCGACGACCAAGGAGAAGCTTAGCATGGCTGTTACGAAGGGCAAGTCACTGGTGCAGCACCGTGATTCCTTGAAGCAGGCCTTGGCTGAAAAGACGGGTGAGCTTGATAGTTGCATGGCAGAGTTGCAAAAGAAGTCGGATGGCCTGCAAGCAGCAGAGAGCAAGGTTGAGGAGCTAAAGATATTGCTAGATGAGAAGtcgaatgagcatgagaagtgCTTGGATGAACTTCGAGAAACATATAGTTTGTGGGAAGCTGCTAATGCTAGCAGTGAACAACTGAATGAAGCAAATGCTGCCCTTACTTCTCTTCAGGCCTCCCTTTCACTAAAGGATGGGGTTCTTCAACGCATTGAGGAGGTCATGTTGGGGGCAACATTTCCTGAGGATCTGCTTTCCTTGGAGATGACAGACAGGTTGGGATGGTTGGTTGAGCAAAAGAAAATTGCTGATATGATCTTCTCAGAGCACCACAAAGTAAAAGATATCTTAAGCTCAGTGGACATTCCGCACTCGGTCTTAGCTGATGAACTTGATTCCCAAATAAGTTGGCTTGTCAGTTCGTTCAAACAGGCCAAAGATTATGCCTTCCGGTTACATAATGAGTCTTCTGATATGTTGGCCAGACTGGCTGCGCATGAGTCAAAGTTGGTTTCAATGCACGAGGAAATTGACCGTTTGACCATTGTTCTACTGGAAGAGAAACAGGAAAAGGACATGCTTGTAAATGAACATTCTGAACTGATGTCCCTATACAATGCTGCTGCTAATAAATTGTCTGTTATCTCTGCACAGAATAATGAGCTGCTAAAGGCATTTGCAGAGTATTCTGATGTCACATTGGAGGGCAATGAGCCTGTGGATACTGTCAAATTAGTACAGCAGAGCCTCAGCAAAATCCAACAAAGAACAAAATTCTCTCCTATTGAGGGTGAAAGTTTTGAGAAGTTACAAACACTACTATATATCTTAGATCTGGAATCAACACTATGTAAGATAATTATTGAGGAAGACATGACTGATAGATCTGAGAGGGCTGGTGAACTGCAACGAATGACAGAGGAGATTTATGTTCTGAAAAATGAAAAGGACAAACTACAGAAGGAGCTCGGACGGGTGGAGGAGAAATCATCTTTGCTTAGGGAGAAGCTGTCAATGGCTGTAAAGAAGGGCAAGGGTCTAGTACATGAGCGTGAAGGACTCAAGCAAGTCCTCGATGAGAAGAGCTCTGAAATAGAGAATTTGAAACAAGTTTTGGATGGGAAGAACTCTGAGATAGAGAAGGTAAAATATGCTCTGAATGAAAATAAATCTGAAATGGAGAATATGAAAGAAATTTTGGACGAGAAGAACTCTGAGATAGAGAAGCTAAAACATGCTCTGGATAAAAATAACTCCGTAACGGAAAATCTGAAGCAAGTCTTGGGTGGGAAGAACTCTGAGATTGAAAAGCTTAAACATGCTCTGGATGAGAATAGCTCAGAAACGGAAAATCTGAAGCAAGCTTGGGTTGAGAAAAACTCGGAAGCAGATAAAATAAAACAAGAGCTGGATGTAAAGAATGTGGAAATTGAGAATCTAAGACATGAGATAGAGTCAAGAGAATCTTCCATTATGGATCTCAGAGAGCAAGTTGAGCATGTATCTTCGCAGGCTGCACACTTTGAAAAGCTTCAATTGGATTTTATTACCCTTAACGATGAAAAGGGGAAATTAGAAAGCATGTTGGAAGATGCCAAGGTTTCCTGGGGCACTCTGGCTGATTCAATATCAAGTGTTGGTCTTCCTGTTGATCAGCCCTTTGAGGACCCTATGGAAAAAATTGGCCTGATTGCCCAATACATCAAGGAATCTCAAGTTGCTAAGAGTTCATTGGATAATGAGCTACATAATGCAAATGAGCAAATTACCTTACAAGCTAGCAGGCTTTCCAACGCCCTTTCCACCATAAACATGTTAGAAGATGAATTGAGTAAACTGAAAGATTATATTTCTTCCAGTTCGGAAGAAAAACGTCAAATACAGTTGCATACTGCTGCTGTAGAggaggagttggagaagacaaatGAGGAACTTGCTATAAATGCCAACAAACTTGAAGATGCCAACACCACCATTAACTCACTACAAGATGCACTATCACAGGCTAGATCAAATCTTTCTATTCTTGAGGCTGAAAAGAATGAAGCTGAAGTGAAACATGAAACAGAACTCGGTGCTCTTAATGCTAAGCTAACCAAATGTTTGGAAGAGTTGGATAAAACTCATGGAAACTTACAAATTCATTCATCCGAACATCATGGTTACCTGGAGAAGCTTAGCATGCTTGTAATGGATGATAGTCTCTTATCTCTGATGGCTGAAGAATTTGGAAAGACGATGAGCAACTTGAGAGATATGGGCCTTATAGCGAAGAGTATGCACGAACAGCTTGTTGCAAAGGGGTTTCAGACTGATCCAGTTATGGAg TGTAAGCAGGATTCAGAATTCACAACACTTCTCTCTCTTCCGGactttgatagctttgttacaGAAAGATTGATCAGCAGCAAAACTAGAAAAGGGAATATTGATGACATTTCATCCTTCACTACTATTGTTGAACAGTTGAGCAACCAAGCCGAATacttctctgttttttttaaagatttgtcAGGCTACATGAATGATAATATTATGTTGGTGCTTTGTTCTCTGCAACTGACAAGCAACAACTTTGCTCATACTCTACAAGAACATGACACCTTgaagattgaattggaaaacAAGGATGCTTGTAACAGAGATCAAGAAACTGAATTGCTTTCTCTGCAAAAGGAGCTGACATCAATATCATCAAAATGTATTTATTGCATCCAACAgactaaaattatttttgatgATGTGCTTGATCTAGGATATGCAATAGAGGCGGCTACAGGCAGTTCCAGCATAGGATCTGAAGTAGAAGGAACAGTGTCTTTTCTGAAAGATGAAGATGCTGGTGATTACACTAAGGTGGTGGATACTTTACTCTCTACCATAAACAGACTGAAGTCCGAGTCCGAAAAATTATCTACTATTAAGGGATCCGTGATAACTTCGTTGGATGAGTTGAATATGAGGCTGAGACAAGCTGAATCAGCTGCTGAAACTGCTTTACATGACCATCAGTTTTATGTTGAAAGGGTATGTGTGCTGGAGAAAGATATCAAAACATTACAGGATGAGTGCAATGGAATGGAACTAAAAATTCAGGAATACCAGGAAAGGGAGGGTACCTTGAAGGCAAAGGAGTTAGAGTTGCTGTCACTTGAGCACGCTCAAATAACAGCAGACAGAG GTATAACCGACACAATTTCAAAAGATCAATTGGATGCCCTTGTCGAGAAGATAAATAAGTTTAATATGCCATCACGCGAGGCACATTTGCAGAGAGAAGTGGCAACATTTTCTAGTCCGATTGACAAACTATTTGTTGTCATTGATGAATTCGGTGCACTTCAAAGCGAGGTTGAGGCCATAAGATATGAAAATGAAGATTTACAGTTAAATGTTGAATCCTATGCTCGTGAAATAGAACAGCTAAGGGAGGCCTCGAGAAATAATGATTTAAATAATAGGGAGTTGGGGTCGAAAAGCAATGAACTACTTGAGGTAACAGTTAGTATGGAGCGGATGATTCAGCGCTTAGGGTATCTTGGAGGAAAAGATGTCCTAGAAGATAACAAACTTACTACCACACAAGCACTCTTATCAAAGCTGGAAAAACTAATCATTGCCTCAAGTACCGAAGCTGGGAATGCTAAGTCCATAATACAGGAGCTTGGAGCAAAGTTGCAGTCCAGGGAAAAGGCAGTTGATGAGTTATCAACAAAAGTTAAGATGCTTGAGGACTTGTATCATGCTCGTCTTGTGCAGCCAGAGGCTAGTAAAGAGAGAGCATTTGAAGCATCTTCCTCAGCAATTGTTTCAGATCTGTCTGAGATTGAAGATTTG GGATCGATGGGCAAGACATCAATTTCATCTGTTTCTACTGCTGCACATGCTAGAACAATGCGAAAGGGGTCAACAGATCATCTTGTTGTCAATATTGGCACAGAGTCCGAACGTCTAATTTCTGCACAGGATTCAGATGACAAAG GGCGTATAAAATCGCTGCATACATCTGGCATGATTCCAGCACAGGGAAAGCACATTGCTGATAGGGTTGACGCCATCTG GGTCTCAGGGAGCCAAATTCTGATGAACCGGCCGCGAGCAAGGCTAGGGCTCATGGTGTACTGGCTCTTCTTGCACCTATGGTTGCTAGGCAGCATCTTGTGA